The DNA segment AGATGCCATGGGAGGTGTGGGATGTTGGAGACAGGTCCACCAGGGAGGACTGGCAGAGGACAAGCAGCAGGTTTGGCCAGTGCCTACTAATTTACCATGGAATTAGCTGGGTTGGAATGTTCCTCTTACAACCTCTCTGTCTACCTGCCTGTAATGACCACCTGTGATAGAAATGGAAAAGCTGAGCCCACTCACTTTGATGATGTTCAGCAGCTCTCCCCGGTCAATGCAGCCGTTCCCGTCCACATCATAGAGCTTGAAGTACCACCGAAGCTTCTGGTCCACCTTCCCTTTCAGGACCAGGCTCAGAGCTGCCACATATTCCATAAAATCTATGTAGCCATCCTGAAAGCAGAAGGTTAGAAGCTAAGATGAGATTAAAAGAAGAGAGTCAGGCAGTGTGTGATTTTCCTGGTCACTTCTGGAGGTCCCTGCTGGAACTGGTCCCCACTGGTGGCCTCCACCTTGAGACAGGGGCTTGTGGAGCAcagcagagggcaggggggtgggggTCCCCTGCATGCCCAGTGGTTAAAACCAAGGCTCCATGTTAATCTGTGCAGAGCCATTACAGAATTAGAGAATCACTGAAGTTAgaaaaggcctccaagatcatcaaatccaacctcGGACCGTTATTTGTTGGGAAGGAATGAACTCAGTGGGTGTTCCTGGCTTGGGCACTAAGGAAGCCTCCAAAGCCTGTGCTCAGGGAATCTCTTTATGCAAAGCAGTGGTAATTCAGGGGTCAAAGAGGCACAGGCTTATGCAGATGAGTCCTGGTGGATTACACAACCTCATCCTGCCTGCACACATCTACAGCTCTTTTCTGCTGCAAGGGGGTCTTGGATGAAAAAATCCCAGAGAGGAATAACATGAGGAGTCACCCCAGCATGCTGGTGACATCTGGGCCTAGATGCTGCTCTATGCTCCCTGTGCCATTTCTGTATTTGCTTCACATTTGGTCACGTCAGAAGCACAAACACTTTTATCTTTGACTTTCCTCCGAGGTGTTTGcccacctccagctcctgccatgGCATCAGGAGACCTTCAGCTGGACCCACAGAGGGCTcgctcccagggctgtggatcactgcagagctgctgggatgaGCTCCCAGGTCACCAGCCTGCCTCCAGACACTGCCCATGATGGTCACAGCTCCTGTAAGCTTTGCTGAAGTGCCTCCTGCCCACCACAGAGCATTGCCATGACCCTTGGAAGGAAACTGGCACGTGGGACGTGGCACATAcctccctggaagtgctcaaaaggatgtggcacctggggatgtgggttagtggtgaacatggagGAGCTTGATAATCTTagagaggtcttttccaagcctAATGATTCCATCATTCTGTACTACCAACCAGGGACAGGTCATTAGAGCATAAGCCAGGGTTTTGTCAATGAACAAAGCCACGGCTCCGCCGGCCGGTTCAGGAGGAGATCATCTGCTTTatcccactgctgcaggagccagatTAGGTATAAATAGCTGCTaagccccattcccagcaggatTTCCAGTGCATCAATTCCCTTTTCAGGCATGCATTGAAACATGGGGCAGTGAGCAAGGTAAAGGCCAAGGCTCAAGCAAACACCTGAAGGATTTGGGGCctgatttgcatttttttcaatgGGATTAAGGCCATTAAAGCCTTTGAGTTGCAATAAAACATATTCCTCACCTCACAGGAGGCGCAATTTCAAATCATTTGCAAGTGAAGGAGGATGTTGTTTCCTCTCAGAGACTCAGCATCCAGCTGCTCTTCTGGCAGCACTCCCAAACATGTCCAGGTGCTCCAGGACTGCCCCGTTCTGGGGgtccagcacagcaacagcccgAGGAGCAAAGCCTCCCTCCCCACAGGGAACAAAGGACCTGAGCTCCTTATCACAGGGGACAGAGcacatggcaaaaaaaaatcaatgaaacTAATCCATTTATAATTTAAAGCAATGCAAAACAGACCTGATCTGTTCTGTAAACTGTGGCTCGTGGCTTGGGAACTCGCTGTCTCTGCATGAATGCAGCCCTTGTTCTCACACCACTTGTTCCTTACTGTCACAACATTTGATACTTAAGGATTAAAGGGCACTTCATTTTAAAGGGATCACAGCCTGCCAGATAAAACCCCACTGTTTTAATCACttaaaaccaaaaggaaaatatcagCTCTGGGAGAAGTCTGCTTTCTCGCAGAACAGGCAGCGGGCGAAGGGTTTTTTGCTGGCATTTTTCACCTCCCAGAACTGATTTTGCAATTTATGAGGCCACAGAAAATCAGGCTGTGCATACTCAGGACGTTTTCAATATCACACACACCCAAACACACCGCGGGGGatcacagggagcagagcacagcccatcCCAGCGCAGCTGAGCGGGAAGGACAATATTTACCTTATTGAAGTCAAACGTCTCAAACATTTGCTCAACGTATTTGTTCGCTGAAGGACTCAGGTTTTTCAAGCCAAAAAACTGTTTGAACTCGTAGAGGGTGAGCTGGCCAGAAGGACACTCTGTCATGAACTTCTTATACCACTGGTGGCACTCGGTGGTGCTGAGCTCCTCCACGGTTTTCCCGTCCATGTTCCCCATCTCCACACCGAGGGCTGGTGGCTttgcagccaaaaaaaaaaaaaaaagaggttttgtGAAGCCTGAGAATAAAAATTCTCAAAGTTCTGCTTCTTGCCTTTGAAGTTCAGATGCTCCCAGCACTCTGCAGGGGTCACAGTGTCAGGGAGAACCAGCTGCCTGGTGCGAGGGCTGTACCAATTCCGTGGTGGATGCAGAAGACGCGTCCTCCCGGGAAAACTCAAAAGCACAAAACCCTCTTTGGGCAAGAGGGTGACATTTAAGTACCCAGCAAATCCCTGCCCAGCCAATGAGGCTCAGGGGGGTGTCGGGCTCCTGCCAGGCATTAAGAGTTCAGGGTTAAAATAGAAAAGAGGTAAAATGGGGAAGTCTTGCAGATTACAGGCCCAACAGGAGCTTAGGAGGTGGAATTTTCTCCTTGATGATCTAATCTCTTAATCCACTTCATTTATCATTGGGGGGGCGTGGGGGCAGACATCAcatgaaaaataagttttacaCCAAAATCAGAgtaagaagaaagagagaaaaccacTCAGAATTCTCTGTGCTGTTACTGCCTTTTTGATTTCCCTTCAGCTTGATCTGCCAGAGGATTCCAAACAGGGCTCTAGAGCCTGAAATTCAGGGAGGGGGAAGTACCACGTGAGCTCCTAGAAGAGATGCTTCTGAGGGTAAATTTGGTGTGCTGAGATAAATATAGAAACATAATTGCTTTAAATGGTAAAGCTTTAAGTGCTTTCATTGCCAGCACCAGGAAGGTGAAGGTGCCTCCCCCCCCTCAGCTGCAGGGTCCCAGTGTTCAGTCTCCCTGGTTCTGATAGTTGGGTGTTTTCTCCTCAGAATTGTCCCACACTCTGCTCATCCCGGGAGTGTGTCCTGGTTGGTGCATTACCAGAACTTGGCTGACACCAGTGGAGTTAAATGCAGCTCCAGTTTTCATTTGTGATGAATTACCACGAAAAAATTCTCCGTGTAAATATGAGTAACAACAACCCAGAGGAGAAGGACGGGGGGATAAAATACAGAACACAGCACGAGCCAAATCCTCCACTAGGATGTGACTGCTGGGTCTCTGCCCACAGGGAGTTCATCCCAtaacacacatttttttatatCTAGCAAGTTTAAAGACTTATCTGATGACTAAAAGAGCCCAACTCTTGCGTGGTTCAGAGCTCAGCGTTGCGTACGCGCGGAAGCGAAGTAGGAATAACTCTGCTAAAACAGGCAGGATTACACAAGCGTAAAACAGTTATGAAAAGGGAATTAGGCTGAGGAAGATAATTGGATGTGCTAATTCTGCACTCACCGCCAGGTCCCCATCGTGCAAGAGGAACCTGGGCTCTGATCCAACCCCACAGGGGACACGGCTGGAATAGCCCCGGAGCacagagaggggctgcaggactgaggtgttcagcagcagcaggaatgttGTGCATTAAAAGTGGATACAGGCTCACCGAGTGTTTCAAGAAGCACTTGATGATGGTGTGTCCGCTTCTCTAGAGCGGGCAGTGCAAAAGCTGAACTGCTTTTGCTGCCTTCTGGAATGTGTGCCACAAACAGGACATGCTTTTCCAGTCACTGAGAACACCACTTTGCCTGAGCCTGGGAAAGCCGAGTGAAAGAAAATGGCCTTTCAAAGAAGGAGCAGAATTTAGAGGAGCTGGTGAAATGAGAAGCTGGCTTcaagctgagagagctgggaagagaaggttgtgtggaggcagagcagccctccagtatctgaaggggctgcaagggagctggagagagactgttcATCAGGAattggagtgacaggacagggactagtgggttcaaact comes from the Pseudopipra pipra isolate bDixPip1 chromosome 25, bDixPip1.hap1, whole genome shotgun sequence genome and includes:
- the GUCA1A gene encoding guanylyl cyclase-activating protein 1, translated to MGNMDGKTVEELSTTECHQWYKKFMTECPSGQLTLYEFKQFFGLKNLSPSANKYVEQMFETFDFNKDGYIDFMEYVAALSLVLKGKVDQKLRWYFKLYDVDGNGCIDRGELLNIIKAIRAINRCNETMSAEEFTDMVFDKIDINGDGELSLEEFMEGVQKDEMLLDILTRSLDLTHIVRLIQNDGKNPHELEEAAADK